The genome window GTCTTCCAGGATCTTCCAGAAGTCGGTCGGGGAGGAGGCCCCGGGCAGGCGACACGCATATCCGGTAACCGCAATGTCGTAGCCGCTGAAGTCAGTGCTCATGCACGGTACCTTTTGATGTCTCGGGATGCCATGCCGCCAACTCGCGGCATCCTGCCCGAGTGTGTGCTGTCGCCAACAAGGAGTCGTCCCACATGCCTGCCACTGTTTTTGCAGTGCAGCATTCTCTGCACCTTAGCTGAAGTAACGAGGCCTTCAAGCCACCATTTGCCCGATTCTTCACGATATTTCTGCCGGCGTCCATCATCCTGGTTCGATGCGTGCCGCAAAAACACGCTCAAGACGCTCGGAGATTGCGGGGGGGAGCAGGTTCGCACCCCAGGCGAGCAGGGCGAGCGGCAGCGGAAAGATCACCGAGGAGCGTCCGCGCCGCGCGCCGGAGAGGATGATGCGCGCCGCGCGCTCCGCGCTCATCTCGAAGGGCTTGAACCCGCCGTGCCGCGCGGACATGGGCGAGGTGACGAACCCGGGGCAGACCACCGTCACCCCCACGCCCAGGGGGCGCAGCCAGCCGCGCAGGGCGATGCCATAGGCCCGCACCCCGGCCTTGGAGGCGGAATAGGACGGCAGGTCCGGCTGCGGCCGGATGGCGGCCATCGAGGATATCAGCACGAACCGCCCGGCCTTGCGGGCCATCATCGGCTCCAGCAGCGGCTCCACCGTGTTGAGCACGCCGAGCAGGTTGGTTTCCACCTGGGCGCGGCCCAGCCCCTCCGGCTCGGGCCTGTCACGCCCCGACAGGCCGCCGGAGATGCCGGCATTGGCGATCACCAGGTCGACCGGCCCCAGCGCGTCGTAATCGGCCAGCAGGCGGGCCATGCCGTCGGTATCGGTGACGGAGAGCGTGGCCGTGTCCACGCGGGTGCCCT of Paroceanicella profunda contains these proteins:
- a CDS encoding SDR family NAD(P)-dependent oxidoreductase; protein product: MTDFRRIVLTGASSGIGAALAAELAGPDREILLVGRNAARLEAVGDLLRMKGTRVDTATLSVTDTDGMARLLADYDALGPVDLVIANAGISGGLSGRDRPEPEGLGRAQVETNLLGVLNTVEPLLEPMMARKAGRFVLISSMAAIRPQPDLPSYSASKAGVRAYGIALRGWLRPLGVGVTVVCPGFVTSPMSARHGGFKPFEMSAERAARIILSGARRGRSSVIFPLPLALLAWGANLLPPAISERLERVFAARIEPG